A stretch of the Massilia varians genome encodes the following:
- a CDS encoding N5-glutamine methyltransferase family protein has translation MTSPHANALVALGRYLREYDYRFITVTPSTHRRINRRPGNERARDLRGIFGWSRPFAAEDVAPELLALMREAGIVEPDGALLRSTLRASSLGELLVFHSAYPTEDEDAVFFGPDTYRFVGTMGRAFPWLGSGPVRALDIGCGGGAGALAIARHFPHAEVTGADINTRALALTMVNARLAELPNLHACHSNLFDSLEGDFDLIVSNPPYVLDPSELPYRHGGGMRGAELSVRIVKESLGRLRRGGNLMLYTGVAIAGAQDEFLEAIRTELEAQCDHWSYEELDPDIFGGQLGEPGYEDAERIAAVWLHAIKR, from the coding sequence ATGACAAGTCCACACGCCAATGCCCTCGTCGCGCTGGGCCGCTACCTGCGCGAGTACGACTACCGTTTCATCACGGTGACCCCGTCCACGCACCGCCGCATCAACCGCCGTCCCGGGAACGAACGTGCGCGCGACCTGCGCGGCATCTTCGGCTGGAGCCGGCCGTTCGCCGCGGAGGACGTGGCGCCGGAACTGCTGGCCCTGATGCGCGAGGCCGGCATCGTCGAGCCCGACGGCGCCCTGCTGCGTTCGACGCTGCGCGCCTCGAGCCTGGGCGAGCTGCTGGTGTTCCACTCGGCCTATCCGACCGAGGACGAGGACGCCGTGTTCTTCGGTCCCGACACCTACCGCTTCGTCGGCACCATGGGACGCGCCTTCCCCTGGCTCGGTTCGGGGCCGGTGCGGGCGCTCGACATCGGCTGCGGCGGCGGGGCCGGCGCGCTGGCGATCGCGCGCCACTTCCCGCACGCCGAGGTGACCGGCGCCGACATCAATACGCGCGCGCTGGCGCTGACGATGGTCAATGCCCGGCTGGCGGAGCTGCCCAACCTGCATGCCTGCCACAGCAATCTGTTCGACAGCCTGGAGGGCGACTTCGACCTGATCGTGTCGAATCCGCCCTACGTGCTCGACCCCAGCGAACTGCCCTACCGCCACGGCGGCGGCATGCGCGGCGCCGAGCTGTCGGTGCGCATCGTCAAGGAAAGCCTGGGACGGCTGCGCCGCGGCGGCAACCTGATGCTGTACACCGGCGTGGCGATCGCTGGCGCCCAGGACGAATTCCTGGAAGCGATCCGCACCGAGCTGGAGGCCCAGTGCGACCACTGGAGCTACGAAGAGCTGGACCCGGACATCTTCGGCGGCCAGCTGGGAGAGCCCGGCTACGAAGACGCGGAGCGGATCGCGGCGGTGTGGCTGCACGCGATCAAACGCTGA
- the ypfJ gene encoding KPN_02809 family neutral zinc metallopeptidase, producing the protein MKWEGDRQSDNVEDRRGAGGGGFGFGGKTVGIGTLVIALIGSVFFGIDPSVILGGGGAPVQVQQAPQGPQGAPANDRESQFVRTTLAYTEDAWAQIFAEQGAQYRPARLVLFEGATPTACGTGRSATGPFYCPADGKVYIDLSFFRLMQQRFNVAGEFAQAYVIAHEVGHHVQNLLGLSDKVHNAQQRVSEREGNALSVRLELQADCFAGVWANRTNKREQILEAGDVETALAAATAIGDDALQRQSQGTVVPDSFTHGSSAQRVRWFTRGLETGSVEQCNTFEARQL; encoded by the coding sequence ATGAAATGGGAAGGTGATCGACAGAGCGACAATGTAGAGGACCGCCGCGGCGCCGGCGGCGGGGGCTTCGGCTTCGGCGGCAAGACCGTGGGCATCGGCACCCTGGTCATTGCGCTGATCGGCAGTGTGTTTTTCGGCATCGATCCGAGCGTGATCCTCGGTGGCGGCGGCGCTCCGGTGCAGGTGCAGCAGGCGCCCCAGGGACCCCAGGGCGCCCCGGCGAACGACCGGGAGAGCCAGTTCGTGCGCACCACCCTGGCGTATACCGAAGACGCCTGGGCCCAGATTTTCGCCGAGCAGGGCGCGCAGTACCGCCCGGCAAGGCTGGTGCTGTTCGAGGGCGCCACCCCCACCGCCTGCGGCACCGGCCGCAGCGCCACCGGCCCCTTCTATTGCCCGGCCGACGGCAAGGTCTACATCGACCTGAGCTTCTTCCGCCTGATGCAGCAGCGCTTCAACGTGGCCGGCGAGTTTGCCCAGGCCTACGTCATCGCGCACGAAGTCGGTCATCATGTGCAGAACCTGCTGGGCCTGTCCGACAAGGTCCACAACGCGCAGCAACGGGTTTCCGAACGGGAAGGCAATGCCCTGTCGGTGCGCCTCGAACTGCAGGCCGACTGCTTCGCCGGCGTCTGGGCTAACCGCACCAACAAGCGCGAGCAGATCCTGGAAGCGGGCGACGTCGAAACCGCCCTGGCCGCGGCCACCGCCATCGGCGACGACGCCCTGCAGCGCCAGTCGCAGGGCACGGTGGTGCCGGATTCGTTTACCCACGGCAGCTCGGCCCAGCGGGTGCGCTGGTTCACGCGCGGCCTCGAGACCGGCAGCGTGGAACAGTGCAATACCTTCGAGGCGCGCCAGCTGTAA
- a CDS encoding extracellular catalytic domain type 1 short-chain-length polyhydroxyalkanoate depolymerase — MKPIDEFVRQMMASAERVRAGDPGAATDVIQRALQQAGLMNAAPGAEAPDAPTVIDINPPPGAAQARPRPKARSGWKRQPHAPADLGPGRFIDGSFACPEGRRRYKLYVPARAAEKPRPLVVMLHGCTQNAGDFAAGTAMNTLAEEHGCLVLYPEQDRAANHNGCWNWFEPGQQRRGRGEPAILAAMTREIVAEHGGDPRRIYAAGLSAGGAMAAILGAEYPELFAAVGIHSGLAAGTGKDMISGLHAMKHPKAAAPAAQGVPVIVFHGDADHVVHPGNGDAALLQFSGAQAGGLQRERQEGNAGGRRFTRSSWRDAQGRRVAEHWLVHGAGHAWAGGKPAGSHTDATGPDASKEMLAFFLEHP; from the coding sequence ATGAAACCCATCGACGAATTCGTGCGCCAGATGATGGCCTCGGCCGAGCGCGTCCGCGCCGGCGACCCCGGCGCCGCTACCGACGTCATCCAGCGCGCTCTGCAGCAGGCGGGGTTGATGAACGCCGCGCCGGGCGCCGAGGCGCCGGATGCGCCCACCGTCATCGACATCAATCCGCCGCCCGGCGCGGCCCAGGCGCGGCCCAGGCCGAAGGCACGCAGCGGCTGGAAGCGCCAGCCGCATGCCCCCGCCGACCTCGGCCCGGGCCGCTTCATCGACGGCAGCTTCGCCTGCCCCGAAGGCCGGCGCCGCTACAAGCTGTACGTGCCGGCCCGCGCCGCCGAGAAGCCGCGCCCGCTGGTGGTGATGCTGCACGGCTGCACCCAGAATGCCGGCGACTTCGCGGCCGGCACCGCGATGAACACGCTGGCCGAGGAGCACGGCTGTTTGGTGCTGTATCCGGAACAGGACCGCGCCGCCAACCATAACGGCTGCTGGAACTGGTTCGAGCCGGGGCAGCAGCGGCGCGGCCGCGGCGAGCCGGCGATCCTGGCGGCCATGACGCGCGAGATCGTCGCTGAACACGGCGGCGACCCGCGGCGCATCTATGCGGCGGGCCTGTCGGCCGGCGGCGCGATGGCGGCCATCCTCGGCGCCGAGTATCCGGAGCTGTTCGCGGCGGTCGGCATCCATTCCGGCCTGGCGGCCGGCACCGGCAAGGACATGATCTCGGGCCTGCATGCGATGAAGCACCCGAAAGCCGCGGCGCCGGCCGCGCAGGGCGTGCCGGTCATCGTCTTCCATGGCGATGCGGACCACGTGGTCCATCCGGGGAACGGGGATGCGGCCTTGCTGCAGTTCAGCGGCGCGCAGGCGGGCGGCTTGCAGCGCGAGCGCCAGGAAGGCAATGCCGGCGGGCGGCGCTTCACCCGCAGCAGCTGGCGCGATGCCCAGGGCCGGCGCGTGGCCGAGCACTGGCTGGTGCATGGGGCGGGACACGCCTGGGCCGGCGGCAAGCCGGCCGGCTCGCACACGGACGCGACCGGGCCGGACGCATCAAAAGAAATGCTGGCCTTCTTCCTCGAGCACCCGTAG
- a CDS encoding CopG family transcriptional regulator has translation MHPTLRVPDSEKVTVNVGLVDLAQVDLLINEGFYSNRTDFVRTALRNQLLAHADALRQIVVRKRYVLGQHRYTRKELEEVVASGQRLEVHVLGLAVIEDDVTPELASAAIASVQVLGAFIASPAVRQALADRIHT, from the coding sequence ATGCACCCAACATTACGTGTTCCGGACAGCGAGAAAGTCACCGTCAACGTCGGCCTGGTCGACCTGGCCCAGGTCGATCTATTGATTAACGAGGGCTTTTATTCGAACCGGACCGACTTCGTCCGTACCGCCCTGCGCAACCAGCTGCTGGCCCATGCCGATGCGTTGCGCCAGATCGTGGTGCGCAAGCGCTACGTGCTCGGGCAGCACCGCTATACGCGCAAGGAACTGGAGGAAGTGGTCGCCAGCGGCCAGCGCCTCGAGGTCCACGTGCTGGGACTGGCCGTGATCGAAGACGACGTGACGCCGGAACTGGCCAGCGCCGCCATCGCCTCGGTCCAGGTTCTGGGCGCCTTCATCGCCTCGCCCGCCGTCCGGCAGGCGCTGGCCGACCGTATTCACACATAG
- a CDS encoding slipin family protein produces MITGIGLGVGVLFFLVLALLVTSIRVLREYERGVVFQLGRFWGVKGPGLIILIPVLQQMVRVDLRTIVLDVPTQDVISRDNVSVKVNAVLYFRVVDPERAIIQVANFMEATSQLAQTTLRAVLGKYELDEMLAERERLNLDIQQVLDAQTDAWGIKVANVEIKHVDLDESMIRAIARQAEAERERRAKVIHAEGELQASEKLQQAAFVLAQQSGAMQLRYLQTLSTIAGDKSSTIVFPLPIDVLAGVMGASPKEAGS; encoded by the coding sequence ATGATTACCGGTATTGGTCTGGGCGTCGGCGTCCTGTTCTTCCTGGTGCTGGCGCTGCTGGTCACCTCGATCCGGGTCCTGCGCGAATACGAACGCGGCGTCGTCTTCCAGCTCGGCCGCTTCTGGGGCGTGAAGGGACCGGGGCTGATCATCCTGATCCCGGTGTTGCAGCAGATGGTGCGGGTCGACCTGCGCACCATCGTGCTCGACGTGCCGACCCAGGACGTGATCTCGCGCGACAACGTCTCGGTCAAGGTCAATGCCGTCCTCTACTTCCGGGTGGTGGACCCGGAGCGCGCCATCATCCAGGTCGCCAACTTCATGGAAGCCACCAGCCAGCTGGCCCAGACCACGCTGCGCGCGGTGCTCGGCAAGTACGAGCTCGACGAGATGCTGGCCGAACGCGAGCGCCTCAACCTGGACATCCAGCAGGTGCTCGACGCCCAGACCGACGCCTGGGGCATCAAGGTGGCCAACGTCGAGATCAAGCACGTCGACCTCGACGAATCGATGATACGGGCGATTGCGCGCCAGGCCGAGGCCGAGCGCGAGCGGCGCGCCAAGGTGATCCACGCGGAGGGCGAGCTGCAGGCCTCGGAAAAGCTGCAGCAGGCCGCCTTCGTGCTGGCGCAGCAGTCCGGCGCGATGCAGCTGCGCTACCTGCAGACGCTGAGCACGATCGCGGGCGACAAGTCGTCCACGATCGTGTTTCCCTTGCCGATCGACGTGCTGGCCGGCGTCATGGGAGCTTCACCCAAGGAGGCCGGCTCGTAG
- a CDS encoding amidohydrolase family protein → MTTRSFLRRSFHHPCRLRQPRLSLLAFAVGAALLSACQFPGGGRIDELNNLRGPTQDLTVELREGTNMAAAPSPDGRHIVFSAQGALWFIAREGGQARRITDWRLEPTAPVWSPDGKRIAFQNYAPEGNYHIWTISPDGRNLREHTTGPFDDREPAWLPDGSGLVFSSDRSGDGQYKIWRVGVNGGAPVQLTTGPGAESNPAVSPDGSRLAYVDGANVVTAPIGGGAPTVVAPGTAPAWTPDGGALVYQNAARQLVVGGAAVTADEDIFPFPVRFLPDGRFLYTADGRIRIRDAGGANPTDVAFRAELRLRRPAIREGKDRNFDNFRPRQVKGISAPVLSPDGRSIAFVALNDVWAMRIGEAPVRLTNDPDRDVNPQWTADGRAVYFSSERNNAGQLAVDQVEVATRARTRLAAIPGRSMALPKLSPDGGRIAYITLSGQLEIWNRATGTFEVVLSSVSTQVSTPQWTPDGQRILVVDNERINNRFREGYNKLRVIDLAARTGTFYAVAPPPRQIAERDEGAAVLSPDGTRVAFIMDSRLYVIPVGPNGAPTGQARRVSDDIADLPSWGGDSRTILYKSAERVRTVRVDGSGTREIPIKLEYRQAVPEGRTVIRAGALWDGVAGSLRQNVDILIQGNRIVSVGPQTDHGAGVRVVDASGLTVMPGLIETHLHPLTLYQGGQFGQIAQLMLSYGITTAQSVGGPLHQSVEMRESLEAGNLLGPRLFVSPPLWEGNRQFYHFARTLRTPFIAELEIGKAKRFDTDFLKSYVRAPIPVMERIAQGALDLRVPSGTHLVQPGAATGISGTTHLSATQRMGYGWSKSFVRAITYQDAADIYGKGDFHLIDTLFSASALAGLDPGIVLDPRFILVPPNFVPGLQNAQPPTSTQLASIINDATQQAKVRAAGALVANGTDSPLVVPGISLHLNMRGAAIVQGNLTALYSVTRDAARIALVGDELGTVESGKLADLIAVSGNPLLDLRAAADVRFVVKNGRVITVPEILAPAQTPEQLEARRQALAARETLCREEPHHCEEPGGGHAH, encoded by the coding sequence ATGACTACCCGCAGCTTTCTGCGCCGCAGTTTTCACCACCCCTGCCGGCTCCGCCAACCCCGACTCTCCCTGCTCGCGTTCGCGGTCGGCGCGGCCCTGCTGTCCGCCTGCCAGTTCCCCGGTGGCGGCCGGATCGACGAGCTGAACAATCTGCGCGGTCCTACGCAAGACCTCACGGTCGAGCTGCGCGAAGGGACCAACATGGCGGCGGCGCCATCGCCCGACGGCCGCCACATCGTGTTCTCGGCCCAGGGCGCGCTGTGGTTCATTGCGCGCGAAGGCGGACAGGCGCGCCGCATCACCGACTGGCGCCTCGAGCCGACCGCACCGGTGTGGTCGCCGGACGGCAAGCGCATCGCCTTCCAGAATTACGCGCCGGAAGGGAACTACCATATCTGGACGATCTCGCCGGATGGGCGCAATCTGCGCGAGCACACCACCGGCCCGTTTGACGACCGCGAACCGGCCTGGCTGCCGGACGGCAGCGGCCTGGTGTTTTCCTCGGACCGCAGCGGCGACGGCCAGTACAAGATCTGGCGGGTGGGCGTGAACGGCGGCGCGCCGGTGCAGCTCACCACCGGGCCCGGGGCCGAGAGCAATCCGGCGGTGTCGCCGGACGGCAGCCGCCTGGCCTATGTCGACGGCGCGAACGTGGTCACCGCCCCGATCGGCGGCGGCGCCCCGACCGTCGTGGCGCCCGGCACCGCCCCGGCCTGGACCCCGGACGGCGGCGCGCTGGTCTACCAGAACGCCGCGCGCCAGCTGGTGGTGGGCGGCGCGGCGGTGACGGCCGACGAGGACATCTTCCCGTTCCCGGTGCGCTTTCTGCCCGATGGGCGCTTCCTGTACACGGCCGATGGCCGCATCCGCATCCGCGACGCCGGCGGCGCCAATCCAACCGATGTGGCTTTCCGCGCCGAGCTGCGGCTGCGCCGCCCCGCCATCCGTGAAGGCAAGGACCGCAACTTCGACAACTTCCGGCCGCGCCAGGTGAAAGGCATCAGCGCCCCGGTCCTGTCGCCGGACGGGCGCAGCATCGCCTTCGTGGCCCTGAACGACGTCTGGGCCATGCGCATCGGCGAAGCGCCGGTGCGGCTGACAAACGATCCGGACCGCGACGTCAACCCGCAGTGGACCGCGGACGGACGGGCGGTGTACTTCTCGTCCGAGCGCAACAACGCCGGCCAGCTGGCGGTCGACCAGGTCGAGGTGGCGACGCGCGCCCGCACGCGGCTGGCCGCCATCCCGGGGCGCTCGATGGCGCTGCCCAAGCTGTCGCCGGACGGCGGGCGCATCGCCTACATCACCTTGTCGGGCCAGCTGGAAATCTGGAACCGCGCCACCGGCACTTTTGAAGTGGTCCTGTCTTCGGTGAGCACCCAGGTCAGCACGCCGCAATGGACGCCAGACGGCCAGCGCATCCTGGTGGTGGACAACGAGCGCATCAACAACCGCTTCCGCGAGGGCTACAACAAGCTGCGCGTGATCGACCTGGCCGCGCGCACCGGCACCTTCTACGCGGTGGCGCCGCCGCCGCGCCAGATCGCCGAGCGCGACGAGGGCGCGGCCGTGCTCTCGCCCGACGGCACCCGCGTGGCCTTCATCATGGATTCGCGCCTGTACGTGATCCCCGTCGGTCCGAACGGTGCGCCGACCGGGCAAGCGCGCCGGGTGAGCGACGACATCGCCGACCTGCCGTCCTGGGGCGGCGACTCGCGCACCATCCTGTACAAGTCGGCCGAGCGGGTACGCACCGTGCGGGTGGACGGCAGCGGCACGCGCGAGATTCCAATCAAGCTGGAATACCGCCAGGCCGTGCCGGAAGGGCGCACCGTGATCCGTGCGGGCGCGCTGTGGGATGGCGTGGCTGGCTCCCTGCGCCAGAACGTCGACATCCTCATCCAGGGCAACCGCATCGTGTCGGTCGGGCCGCAGACCGACCATGGGGCCGGGGTGCGCGTGGTCGACGCCAGCGGCCTGACCGTGATGCCGGGCCTGATCGAAACCCACCTGCACCCGCTGACCCTGTACCAGGGCGGCCAGTTCGGCCAGATCGCCCAGCTGATGCTGTCCTACGGGATCACGACGGCGCAGTCGGTGGGCGGCCCGCTGCACCAGAGCGTGGAGATGCGCGAGTCGCTCGAGGCGGGGAACCTGCTGGGGCCGCGCCTGTTCGTCTCGCCGCCGCTGTGGGAGGGCAACCGCCAGTTCTACCACTTCGCGCGCACGCTGCGCACGCCCTTCATCGCCGAGCTCGAGATCGGCAAGGCCAAGCGCTTCGACACCGACTTCCTGAAGAGCTACGTGCGCGCGCCGATCCCGGTCATGGAGCGGATCGCGCAAGGGGCGCTCGACCTGCGCGTGCCGAGCGGCACCCACCTGGTGCAGCCGGGCGCGGCGACGGGGATTTCCGGCACCACCCATCTGTCGGCGACCCAGCGCATGGGCTATGGCTGGTCGAAGTCCTTCGTGCGCGCGATCACCTACCAGGATGCGGCCGACATCTACGGCAAGGGCGACTTCCACCTGATCGACACCCTGTTCTCGGCCTCCGCGCTGGCCGGACTGGATCCGGGCATCGTCCTCGATCCGCGCTTCATCCTGGTGCCGCCGAACTTCGTGCCCGGCCTGCAGAACGCGCAGCCGCCTACCTCCACCCAGCTGGCCAGCATCATCAACGACGCCACCCAGCAGGCCAAGGTGCGCGCCGCCGGGGCGCTGGTGGCCAACGGCACCGACTCGCCGCTGGTGGTGCCCGGCATCTCGCTGCACCTGAACATGCGCGGGGCGGCGATCGTGCAGGGCAACCTGACGGCGCTGTATTCGGTGACGCGCGACGCGGCGCGCATCGCGCTGGTGGGTGACGAGCTCGGGACGGTGGAAAGCGGCAAGCTGGCCGACCTGATCGCCGTGAGCGGCAATCCGCTGCTCGACCTGCGCGCCGCCGCCGACGTGCGCTTCGTGGTGAAGAACGGCCGGGTGATCACGGTGCCGGAGATCCTGGCGCCGGCGCAGACGCCGGAACAGCTGGAGGCGCGCCGGCAGGCCCTGGCGGCCCGGGAGACGCTGTGCCGCGAGGAGCCGCATCACTGCGAGGAGCCCGGCGGGGGCCACGCGCACTAG
- a CDS encoding zinc-dependent alcohol dehydrogenase — MLAMNYRGPYRVRADHKPDPVIEHPGDAIVRVTRSCICGSDLHLYHGLVPDTRVGHTFGHEFIGVVEEVGSGVQHLKVGDKVLVPFNVFCGSCFFCDRELFGNCHNMNAQSTAVGSIYGYSHTAGGYDGGQAELVRVPMADVGPMVIPDDIDDDDAVLLTDAVPTGYQAAEMGDIKEGDTVVVFGAGPVGIFAAKSAWLMGAGRVIVVDHVEYRLEFVKRYAQCEVVNFKEVRDMAEHIKKMTDWMGADVCIDAVGCEASGNAMQSLTGRYTMMQAGSATALHWCINSVRKGGNVSIVGVYGPTFNFVPIGNALNKGLTLRMNQASVKRHLPRLIEHIRAGRLNPKEIITHRVPLEEVSDAYHIFSGKLDNCIKTILIPPNANQVKAVSASVQH; from the coding sequence ATGCTGGCAATGAATTACCGCGGGCCCTACCGCGTCCGCGCCGATCACAAGCCCGACCCCGTCATCGAGCACCCGGGCGACGCCATCGTGCGCGTCACCCGGTCCTGCATCTGCGGCTCGGACCTGCACCTATACCATGGCCTGGTGCCCGACACCCGCGTCGGCCACACCTTCGGCCACGAGTTCATCGGCGTGGTGGAAGAGGTCGGCTCCGGTGTGCAGCACCTGAAGGTCGGCGACAAGGTGCTGGTGCCCTTCAACGTGTTCTGCGGTTCCTGTTTCTTCTGCGACCGCGAACTGTTCGGCAATTGCCACAACATGAATGCGCAATCGACCGCGGTCGGTTCCATCTACGGCTACTCGCACACGGCCGGCGGCTACGACGGCGGCCAGGCCGAACTGGTGCGCGTGCCGATGGCCGACGTCGGCCCCATGGTGATCCCCGACGACATCGACGACGACGACGCCGTCCTGCTCACCGACGCGGTGCCGACCGGCTACCAGGCGGCCGAGATGGGCGACATCAAGGAAGGCGACACGGTCGTCGTGTTCGGTGCCGGCCCGGTCGGCATCTTCGCCGCCAAATCGGCCTGGCTGATGGGGGCAGGGCGCGTGATCGTGGTCGACCACGTCGAATACCGGCTCGAGTTCGTCAAGCGCTACGCCCAGTGCGAGGTGGTCAACTTCAAGGAGGTGCGCGACATGGCCGAGCACATCAAGAAGATGACCGACTGGATGGGCGCCGACGTGTGCATCGACGCGGTCGGCTGCGAGGCCTCGGGCAATGCGATGCAGTCGCTCACCGGCCGCTACACCATGATGCAGGCCGGCTCGGCCACGGCGCTACACTGGTGCATCAACTCGGTGCGCAAGGGCGGCAACGTGTCGATCGTCGGCGTGTATGGGCCGACCTTCAACTTCGTGCCAATCGGCAACGCGCTGAACAAGGGCCTGACCCTGCGCATGAACCAGGCCAGCGTCAAGCGCCACCTGCCGCGCCTGATCGAGCACATCCGCGCAGGGCGCCTGAATCCGAAGGAAATCATCACCCACCGGGTGCCGCTGGAAGAGGTGTCGGATGCCTATCACATCTTCTCGGGCAAGCTCGACAACTGCATCAAGACCATCCTGATCCCGCCGAACGCCAATCAGGTCAAGGCGGTCTCGGCCAGCGTACAGCATTGA
- a CDS encoding YjjG family noncanonical pyrimidine nucleotidase: MKHRLFLFDLDDTLLDFKASERLSFVRAMGELGLHGDIEPLFEQYQAINLALWRAFEAGTVSKDALKVERFRRTFLRNGLELDPEQASSLYLQSLSETVVLVEGARQLCENLAAIGEVGIITNGVHHIQHRRIASSGLGGHISFVATSEACGHAKPDSRFFEFSARMARARPFARHETVIVGDRLDADILGANRFGIDSCWFNPGGLANETLALPSCEVARLDQVVPALRQLALAA; encoded by the coding sequence GTGAAACACCGATTATTCCTGTTCGACCTGGACGACACGCTCCTCGACTTCAAGGCTTCCGAACGCCTCTCCTTCGTGCGGGCGATGGGCGAACTCGGCCTGCATGGCGACATCGAACCCTTGTTCGAACAGTACCAGGCGATCAACCTGGCGCTCTGGCGCGCCTTCGAGGCCGGCACCGTGTCGAAAGACGCGCTGAAGGTCGAGCGCTTCCGCCGGACCTTTCTCAGGAATGGCCTCGAGCTGGACCCGGAGCAGGCGAGCAGCCTGTACCTGCAATCCCTGTCCGAGACGGTGGTGCTGGTCGAGGGCGCCCGGCAGCTGTGCGAGAACCTGGCCGCCATCGGCGAGGTCGGCATCATCACCAACGGCGTGCACCACATCCAGCACCGGCGCATCGCCAGCTCGGGGCTGGGCGGGCACATCTCGTTCGTGGCCACCTCGGAAGCCTGCGGCCACGCCAAGCCGGACAGCCGCTTCTTCGAATTCAGCGCCCGGATGGCGCGCGCGCGGCCCTTCGCCAGGCACGAGACCGTGATCGTCGGCGACCGCCTGGACGCCGATATCCTCGGCGCCAACCGCTTCGGCATCGACAGCTGCTGGTTCAATCCGGGCGGTCTGGCCAACGAGACCCTGGCGCTGCCCAGCTGCGAAGTCGCCAGGCTGGACCAGGTCGTTCCTGCGCTGAGGCAGCTGGCCCTGGCTGCCTGA
- a CDS encoding PepSY-associated TM helix domain-containing protein has translation MKPLIRTVHLWAGLIFGTILVLQGLTGTVIGWRHELDAWLNPGLLRVAPPAGAVAGQEARPAPAQVAAVMARLQEAPGYGRPDTLFLPEVHGDVYVAWYRPQKPDSSWTQGVTRQVMVDPSSLAILGERNWGEAGLSRPLLMPTLFHLHRYLMAGEAGKIVIAVQGLALMLLTLTGIVVWWPKMTPSAFWHAISVRRGSNWPKFNFQLHRAAGFYVAPVLLVLAFSGVYFNAPDWVTPAIRAVAPLAKNDKAVNASPSATPRIDAGAAMAAAQARYPQGRVSRIGIPAKAEQPYEVRVRQPGELRHGAGVTRVSVDAGSGAVLRAIDPLTARGGDWFVSTLYPLHTGEAFGVAGRILITVVGFTPLLFFITGLVVWIKFRRKPAKRKAPVNAATPRPAPVLAQAEASHAFKDPRYG, from the coding sequence ATGAAACCGCTCATCCGCACCGTTCACCTCTGGGCCGGCCTGATTTTCGGCACCATCCTGGTCCTGCAAGGGCTTACCGGCACCGTCATCGGCTGGCGTCACGAACTCGACGCCTGGCTCAATCCGGGATTGCTGCGGGTCGCCCCGCCGGCGGGCGCGGTGGCCGGCCAGGAAGCGCGCCCTGCCCCGGCCCAGGTGGCGGCGGTGATGGCGCGACTACAAGAGGCGCCAGGCTATGGACGGCCCGACACCCTGTTCCTGCCGGAAGTGCATGGGGACGTGTACGTGGCCTGGTACCGGCCGCAGAAGCCGGATTCCAGCTGGACGCAGGGCGTGACGCGCCAGGTCATGGTCGATCCGAGCAGCCTGGCGATCCTGGGCGAGCGCAACTGGGGCGAAGCCGGCCTGTCGCGGCCGCTCCTGATGCCGACCCTGTTTCACCTGCACCGCTACCTGATGGCGGGCGAAGCGGGCAAGATCGTCATCGCCGTGCAGGGCCTGGCCCTGATGCTGCTGACGCTCACCGGCATCGTGGTGTGGTGGCCGAAGATGACCCCGTCGGCCTTCTGGCATGCGATCTCGGTGCGGCGCGGCAGCAACTGGCCCAAATTCAATTTCCAGCTGCACCGCGCGGCCGGTTTCTACGTGGCGCCGGTGCTGCTGGTGCTGGCTTTTTCGGGCGTCTATTTCAATGCGCCGGACTGGGTGACGCCGGCCATCCGCGCCGTCGCGCCGCTGGCCAAGAACGACAAGGCGGTCAATGCCAGCCCATCGGCGACCCCACGCATCGATGCCGGCGCGGCGATGGCGGCGGCGCAGGCGCGCTACCCGCAAGGCCGGGTGTCGCGCATCGGCATCCCGGCCAAGGCCGAGCAGCCCTATGAAGTGCGGGTGCGCCAGCCCGGCGAACTGCGCCACGGCGCCGGCGTGACCCGCGTGAGCGTGGATGCCGGCAGCGGCGCGGTGCTACGCGCCATCGATCCGCTCACCGCGCGCGGCGGCGACTGGTTCGTCAGCACCCTGTACCCGCTGCACACGGGCGAAGCGTTCGGCGTGGCCGGGCGCATCCTGATCACCGTGGTGGGATTCACGCCCCTGCTGTTCTTCATCACCGGCCTGGTGGTCTGGATCAAGTTCCGCCGCAAGCCGGCCAAGCGCAAGGCGCCCGTGAACGCGGCGACGCCCCGGCCAGCACCGGTGCTGGCGCAGGCCGAGGCGTCGCACGCATTCAAGGATCCACGCTACGGTTGA